The Trichosurus vulpecula isolate mTriVul1 chromosome 3, mTriVul1.pri, whole genome shotgun sequence genome includes a window with the following:
- the LOC118841226 gene encoding major urinary protein-like: MKILMLTVGLALVCGLQALNNNAEDSPEITGEWFTAALASNVTSKIEEGGSLQIFVKSLSKHDNLISGDFFKRQNGKCIQFSLTASPGEDGQMHVPYDGENAFSLESGDSEHLIFVLYNTKVKEVTLWAELYGRTPDVSDEIKKKFEEICERFGIRKDQIRDLSKDDRCQELR; this comes from the exons ATGAAGATTCTAATGCTGACTGTGGGGCTGGCCCTGGTGTGTGGCCTTCAGGCTCTCAATAACAATGCAGAAGACTCACCAGAG ATTACTGGGGAGTGGTTCACAGCTGCATTGGCCTCAAATGTGACATCTAAGATTGAGGAAGGAGGTAGCTTGCAGATATTTGTCAAAAGTCTCAGCAAACATGACAATCTTATTAGTGGAGACTTCTTTAAAAG GCAAAATGGCAAAtgcattcaattttctctcaCTGCTTCCCCAGGAGAAGATGGTCAAATGCACGTACCAT atgatggagaaaatgctttcTCCCTTGAAAGTGGAGACTCTGAACATTTGATATTTGTCTTGTATAATaccaaagttaaggaggtgacCCTTTGGGCAGAACTCTATG GCCGGACTCCAGATGTGTCtgatgaaataaagaagaaatttgagGAAATATGTGagagatttggaattaggaaggatCAAATTAGAGATCTGTCCAAAGATG ATCGATGTCAGGAGCTTAGGTAA